The nucleotide sequence GCGATAGACGCCGACGGAAATGTCAAGATTATTGCCTCGGGACTCGCCGCCTCACCGGGCGCCGCTGTAGGGCAAGTCGTTTTCACGGCTGATGAAGCCGTTTCGAAGGCAGAAAATGGCGAGGCCGTCATTTTAGTCCGCCAGGAAACGAGCCCAGAGGACATCATGGGGATGAACGTGGCCCAAGGTATTTTGACGGCCCGGGGCGGTCTCACATCTCATGCCGCTGTCGTCGCTCGCCAGATGGGCAAGTGCTGTGTCGCCGGTTGCACGGAACTCGACGTGCGGGCGGACAAAAAAACTTTTCAAACGAATGGCCACCTCATCAATGAGGGAGACTGGATTTCCCTAAACGGGAACTCTGGAGACGTTATTGTTGGGCAGGCCAAACTCAAGATGCCCGATATGGCGAACGAGTTCACCACGTTGATGGAATGGGCCGACGAAATTCGCGTGCTTGGCGTTCGCGCCAACGCCGATACTGTGGCCGACTCTGAGGCTGCCCTTAAATATGGGTGCGAGGGCATTGGTCTGTGCCGGACCGAACATATGTTTTTCGAGGAAGATAGGATCGATAATGTGCGCGCGATGATTCTTGCAGAGGATGAGTTGGGGCGCCGCAAGGCGCTCGCTAATTTGCTCCCGTATCAGCGCAGTGATTTTATGGGCCTTTTCGAGTCGATGGGCGAGCGGCCGGTTACGATCCGCCTGCTGGACCCCCCACTGCACGAGTTTTTGCCCAAGACCGAGCGCGACATGGAGCATGTGGCCGCTCTTTTGAATGTCTCTGTCGAGTCTATCAAGCAAGCCACCGAGTATCACAAAGAGCAGAATCCCATGCTGGGCCATCGAGGTTGCCGCCTTGTCGTTACGTTTCCGGGAATTTGCGAAATGCAGGCACGGGCGATTATCGAGGCCGCCTGCGAAATGAAGAAAAAGGGCGTTACGGCTTTCCCTGAAATCATGATTCCTCTCACGACCGGCGAGGCAGAATGGGAATTCAACAAAGAAATCGTTGTGCGCATTGCCGATGAAGTGATGCAGGAGCAGGGCATCAAGGTGCGTTATCTGGTCGGGACCATGATCGAAATCCCCCGTGCCTGTCTTCGCGCCGGTGAAATCGCCGAATCGGCTGAATTTTTCAGCTTTGGAACGAACGACCTGACACAGATGACATACGGACTTAGCCGGGACGATGCCGGGCGCTTTTTGCCAGAATACATCGAGAAAAACCTTATCGCGCGTGATCCTTTCGTTGCCATTGACCGCGAAGGGGTTGGCGAGATGGTGGACATTGGTATCAAGCGGGGCAAGGCGGTACGGGAGAATCTTGAAGTGGGCATCTGCGGTGAGCACGGCGGCGAGCCGAGTTCTGTCGAATTTTGTCACATGGTTAAGATGGATTATGTCTCCTGTGCCCCTCCGCGCGCACCCATTGCCCGGCTTGCTGCTGCCCAGGCAACGATTACGCATGGGAAATATAATACCGCTGAAATTCACTAGAGCGCAGATTTTCGGGAAATCGGGCATTGAGTGAAAACAGCCGTGAGATCGATCGCCGCTGGATGACAGAAGCATTGTCCCTTGCTGCCCAGGGCGCGGGTAGTGTGAGCCCGAATCCCCTTGTCGGAGCCGTTATTGTCGCTCCAGATGGGACCGTCGCCGGGCGCGGCTGGCATGAGCGTGCAGGCGCGCCGCATGCCGAGATCGCCGCGCTAGGTGAGGCGGGAGAGCGGGCACGCGGAGCCACTCTTTACATCAACCTTGAACCCTGCGCCCATCAGGGCAGAACGCCGCCGTGCGCTCCCGAGGTGGTTCGTGCGGGCGTCTCACGCGTCGTTGCGGCCATTGAAGACCCCGACCCCCGCGTTGCCGGACAAGGATTTGAAATTCTCCGAGCTGGCGGTGTGGCCGTCGAATCTGGTCTTATGGCCCTTGAGGCAGCTCGCCTTAACGAGGTATTTATCTCCTCGATCCTCAATGGGCGCCCCTTTGTGACCCTCAAAATGGCGATGAGCCTCGACGGTCGGATTGCCACCCGAGAGGGCGAGAGCCAGTGGATTACGGGGGAGGCCTCACGGGCGCTCTCGCATGAGTTTCGGGACCAGATTGACGCCATATTGATTGGTGTCGAAACGCTTCTCAAAGATGACCCCCTTCTTACAGCTAGGCCTCAAGGAAAACAGGGCAAACCCTTAATTCGTATTGTGTTGGATTCCCATCTCAGGACCCCGCCAGCGGCGCGCGTATTGCCTCCGGATCAGGGCGTTGCTACAATCATCGCCGCCCTAGAGGGAAGTGATCCCAAACGGGCGGAGAAATTGGAGAAAGCAGGCGCTCAGGTATTATATTTTAGCCCAGAGGTCGCCGGACGGGTGGCGATTTATCCCCTTTTAGAGGCGCTTGGGGAGCGTGGTGTTCGTCATCTTCTCGTTGAGGGCGGGGGCCAGGTGCATGGCTCATTTATGAGGCAGGGACTTGCTGATAAGGTAATGGCCTACATCGCGCCCATGAT is from Nitrospinaceae bacterium and encodes:
- the ribD gene encoding bifunctional diaminohydroxyphosphoribosylaminopyrimidine deaminase/5-amino-6-(5-phosphoribosylamino)uracil reductase RibD: MTEALSLAAQGAGSVSPNPLVGAVIVAPDGTVAGRGWHERAGAPHAEIAALGEAGERARGATLYINLEPCAHQGRTPPCAPEVVRAGVSRVVAAIEDPDPRVAGQGFEILRAGGVAVESGLMALEAARLNEVFISSILNGRPFVTLKMAMSLDGRIATREGESQWITGEASRALSHEFRDQIDAILIGVETLLKDDPLLTARPQGKQGKPLIRIVLDSHLRTPPAARVLPPDQGVATIIAALEGSDPKRAEKLEKAGAQVLYFSPEVAGRVAIYPLLEALGERGVRHLLVEGGGQVHGSFMRQGLADKVMAYIAPMIIGDDEAPGAVSRVGTGKLSTAPKLSYVEHEQIGDDILIQGYLKDPVWIKYQEKQSV
- a CDS encoding pyruvate, phosphate dikinase, with the protein product MADKWIYAFGAGDTEGSAGMRELLGGKGANLAEMASLGIPVPPGFTLTTDCCVDYLESNKFPEGVWDGVKEQMSRLEIAMGAKFGGEENPLLVSVRSGARESMPGMMDTVLNLGLNDNTVAALEKKTGNARFAFDSYRRFINMFGNVVLDMEHHDFEELISAMKKDRGVENDVDLSAEDLAALSKQYEALVKEKSGITFPQDPYEQLRLAVEAVFNSWKNDRAIAYRRLYSISDEWGTAVNVQCMVYGNMGDDCGTGVAFSRNPSTGEKSLYGEILFNAQGEDVVAGIRTPEPISVLKERMPECFSQFEEICARLEGHYKDMQDMEFTIQNRRLFMLQTRNGKRTATAAVRIAVELVAEGRITKEEAVLSVDPDSLDQLLHPAIDADGNVKIIASGLAASPGAAVGQVVFTADEAVSKAENGEAVILVRQETSPEDIMGMNVAQGILTARGGLTSHAAVVARQMGKCCVAGCTELDVRADKKTFQTNGHLINEGDWISLNGNSGDVIVGQAKLKMPDMANEFTTLMEWADEIRVLGVRANADTVADSEAALKYGCEGIGLCRTEHMFFEEDRIDNVRAMILAEDELGRRKALANLLPYQRSDFMGLFESMGERPVTIRLLDPPLHEFLPKTERDMEHVAALLNVSVESIKQATEYHKEQNPMLGHRGCRLVVTFPGICEMQARAIIEAACEMKKKGVTAFPEIMIPLTTGEAEWEFNKEIVVRIADEVMQEQGIKVRYLVGTMIEIPRACLRAGEIAESAEFFSFGTNDLTQMTYGLSRDDAGRFLPEYIEKNLIARDPFVAIDREGVGEMVDIGIKRGKAVRENLEVGICGEHGGEPSSVEFCHMVKMDYVSCAPPRAPIARLAAAQATITHGKYNTAEIH